In a genomic window of Candidatus Chazhemtobacterium aquaticus:
- a CDS encoding DnaJ C-terminal domain-containing protein encodes MTIKRDPYDILGVSKNASGTEIKKAYRQKALEYHPDRNKAADAEDKFKEINEAYEILSDPQKKQAYDQFGHSAFDPSSGGPFSRSGQASGPYRYTYYTSGSPADFSFDFSDPFDIFETFFGSANPFRSGPQKPHYSIKVSFLDAALGAEKTILHQGKQYKIKVPAGASDGTRIRFSDFDVSFNVEPHHQFQRDGYDVFIDYPISLTTAVLGGQIQVPSLEGDHISLKIRPGTQPGSVIRLSGKGVKHLNSARHGDFYVKLRISIPKKLNRRQKILFQELAQTLK; translated from the coding sequence ATGACTATTAAGCGTGATCCCTACGATATTCTTGGTGTCTCCAAAAACGCCTCTGGTACCGAAATCAAAAAAGCATATCGACAAAAAGCTCTCGAGTACCATCCAGATCGAAACAAAGCTGCCGATGCCGAGGATAAGTTTAAAGAGATCAACGAAGCCTACGAAATCTTAAGCGATCCTCAAAAAAAACAAGCATATGACCAGTTTGGTCATAGTGCTTTCGACCCATCCTCTGGCGGTCCCTTTAGTCGTTCAGGTCAGGCCAGCGGCCCATATCGATATACCTACTACACCTCAGGTAGTCCAGCTGATTTCTCCTTCGATTTTTCCGACCCCTTTGACATATTTGAAACTTTCTTTGGGTCAGCCAACCCTTTTCGTAGCGGACCCCAAAAACCCCACTACTCCATTAAAGTCAGCTTCCTAGACGCCGCCTTAGGCGCAGAAAAAACCATCCTTCATCAAGGCAAACAATACAAGATCAAAGTCCCGGCTGGCGCTTCTGACGGCACCCGCATTCGTTTTTCCGATTTTGACGTCTCCTTTAACGTCGAACCTCACCATCAGTTTCAGCGTGACGGTTATGACGTATTCATTGACTATCCAATTTCCCTAACTACAGCTGTTCTTGGTGGCCAGATTCAAGTCCCTTCTCTTGAAGGCGACCACATCTCCCTTAAAATCAGACCAGGCACTCAGCCAGGCAGCGTAATCCGACTTTCAGGCAAAGGTGTCAAACACCTTAACTCCGCTCGTCACGGCGACTTTTACGTTAAGCTACGTATCTCTATTCCCAAAAAACTCAACCGTCGTCAAAAGATTCTCTTCCAAGAACTTGCCCAAACTCTTAAGTAA
- the nusA gene encoding transcription termination factor NusA, translated as MSDPIMARTEFAAALNQICTERGIEPSAVLNSLKQALLAAFRKDYPQIYAQYEIGEETESQEELSPPQTSLSVVLDDQTGEFKIITTDPKTKKDKDITPPGFGRIAAQTAKQVILQQVREAEKSSIIDEYRSRLGELITAQVLRLDGKNVILDIGRGQGVMPPEEQIRGEFYRLNSRIAVVIADIRDTFRGESVVVSRSDPRLVTQLFAREVPEVGTGVVVIEKIARDPGVRTKVAVKSTQEGVDPVGSCVGQKGVRVQAVINELNGERVDIIQYSQDPQEFISAALSPAENLQITLNETKKTATVSVPEDQLSLAIGRSGQNVKLAAKLTGYKIKVQAGDKSTIQVTGNEEYEIDLLDLDTKTRNKLVEAGIVLLEQIMGDNLERLKEVKGIGSKTITEIKNKLATYQQSDSPEGSQSDEGSSQSDTIDTSTPQDSSSMTNSSK; from the coding sequence ATGTCAGACCCAATTATGGCCCGCACTGAATTTGCGGCCGCACTAAATCAAATTTGTACTGAACGAGGCATTGAGCCCTCTGCTGTTCTCAACAGCCTTAAACAAGCCTTACTTGCTGCTTTTCGTAAAGATTACCCTCAAATTTACGCCCAGTACGAGATAGGTGAAGAAACAGAGAGCCAGGAAGAACTTTCCCCTCCTCAAACGAGTCTCTCGGTCGTTCTAGATGACCAAACCGGTGAGTTCAAAATCATCACCACCGACCCCAAAACCAAAAAGGATAAAGACATAACCCCTCCTGGCTTTGGTCGCATCGCCGCCCAAACAGCCAAACAAGTCATCCTTCAACAAGTCAGAGAAGCAGAAAAATCATCCATTATCGACGAATATCGCTCTCGTTTAGGTGAGCTTATTACAGCCCAGGTTCTCCGTCTTGACGGTAAAAACGTCATTCTCGACATTGGTCGAGGCCAAGGAGTTATGCCTCCCGAGGAGCAAATCCGTGGCGAATTCTACAGGCTCAACTCTCGAATAGCCGTTGTCATTGCGGATATTAGAGACACTTTCCGTGGTGAATCAGTAGTTGTTTCTCGCTCCGACCCGCGACTGGTAACCCAACTCTTTGCTCGCGAAGTTCCCGAGGTTGGAACTGGAGTTGTTGTCATTGAAAAAATCGCTAGAGACCCCGGGGTACGAACCAAGGTAGCCGTCAAATCAACTCAAGAAGGAGTCGACCCGGTCGGTTCCTGTGTTGGACAAAAAGGAGTCAGGGTCCAAGCTGTTATCAACGAGTTAAACGGTGAAAGGGTTGATATAATCCAATACTCTCAAGATCCACAGGAATTTATCTCAGCCGCCCTCTCACCTGCAGAGAATCTCCAAATTACTCTCAATGAAACCAAAAAAACCGCTACAGTCTCTGTTCCTGAAGACCAGCTTTCGCTTGCTATTGGTCGTTCGGGACAGAATGTCAAACTAGCCGCTAAACTAACCGGATATAAAATCAAAGTTCAGGCAGGCGACAAATCAACCATTCAAGTTACCGGTAATGAAGAATATGAAATCGATCTGTTAGACCTTGATACCAAAACCAGAAACAAACTTGTGGAAGCTGGGATAGTCTTACTTGAGCAAATTATGGGTGATAATTTAGAGCGTCTTAAGGAAGTAAAGGGCATTGGCTCAAAAACCATCACCGAAATCAAAAACAAACTTGCTACCTACCAACAATCGGACTCACCAGAAGGATCTCAATCAGACGAAGGCAGCTCCCAGTCAGACACTATCGACACCTCAACACCTCAGGACAGCTCTTCCATGACCAACTCGTCCAAGTAA
- a CDS encoding nucleotide exchange factor GrpE yields the protein MLSSKKTSSKTIHLQNQIQDLENRFKRALADYQNLEKRHASQKGDLIKFANQGLLDKLLPLLDDLERAQAHLQDSGLELIIGQFRQLLISEGVTPIISDRQIFDPQTMDCAEVVPGPKNKVVTTLAKGYYYHDRVLRPARVEVGSGQKK from the coding sequence ATGCTATCTTCAAAAAAAACATCATCCAAAACGATCCACCTTCAAAATCAAATTCAAGACCTAGAAAATCGTTTTAAAAGAGCTCTCGCTGATTACCAAAACCTAGAGAAACGCCACGCTTCCCAAAAAGGCGATCTCATCAAGTTTGCCAATCAGGGACTACTAGATAAACTTCTTCCCCTACTCGACGACCTCGAGCGAGCCCAAGCACATCTACAAGACTCAGGTCTCGAGTTGATCATCGGCCAGTTTCGCCAACTGCTAATCTCTGAAGGAGTCACTCCCATCATCTCCGACAGACAAATATTTGACCCTCAAACCATGGATTGTGCCGAGGTAGTTCCTGGACCAAAAAACAAAGTCGTCACCACTCTTGCCAAAGGTTACTACTATCATGACCGTGTTCTTAGACCCGCTCGCGTTGAGGTTGGTAGCGGTCAGAAGAAATAA
- the dnaK gene encoding molecular chaperone DnaK: MSKIIGIDLGTTNSAVAVMEGGTAKIIPTAEGRNLIPSVVNPKDNLVGDVAKRQMVLKPSETVSSVKRLMGQRFDSPAVKKTMGQVGYQIVKGKNDLAAIEVDGKQYSPQEISARVLQKAKKDASDYLGEEVTEAVITVPAYFDDSQRQATKQAGEIAGLKVKRIVNEPTAAALAYGLDKGKNETIAVYDLGGGTFDISILELGDGVFEVKSTNGDTFLGGDDFDQAIIDWVVSEFKAEHGVDLSQDKQALQRIKDAAEKAKIELSSTTETEINQPFITQSKDGQPLHLTLKLSRAKLEELVDDLVKRTIKPCEAALKDAGINKQDIAQVILVGGMTRMPKVQQAVKDFFGKEPNKTVNPDEAVALGAAIQGGIIAGDVKDVLLLDVTPLTLGLETLGGVMTPLIDRNTTIPTQKSQVFSTASDNQPQVEIHILQGERPMAADNKSLGRFILDGIPPAPRGIPQIEVTFDIDANGILNVSAKDKGTGKEQKITIQNATNLTDEEVEKMKAEAEKHADEDAQKKALVDKRNEAETLIITTQKTLKEAGDKIDKETEKSINQALESLKEVKDKQDATVESIDSELKKATEVIQKYGESLYKAASQAQSQSADSKTESNSKNSDDSPKKESAEEGEVVE; this comes from the coding sequence ATGAGCAAAATTATCGGTATAGATCTAGGTACAACTAACTCGGCAGTTGCTGTTATGGAAGGAGGCACTGCCAAAATTATTCCCACCGCTGAGGGTAGAAATTTAATTCCTTCTGTGGTTAATCCCAAAGACAATTTGGTTGGAGACGTGGCCAAGCGTCAAATGGTTCTTAAACCCTCAGAAACAGTTTCCTCGGTCAAACGTCTGATGGGCCAGCGCTTTGACTCTCCAGCCGTTAAGAAAACCATGGGACAAGTCGGCTATCAGATAGTTAAAGGTAAAAACGATCTCGCTGCCATTGAAGTTGACGGCAAGCAATACTCTCCTCAAGAAATCAGTGCCCGCGTCCTCCAAAAGGCAAAAAAGGATGCTAGTGATTATCTCGGCGAGGAGGTTACAGAGGCGGTCATTACCGTCCCTGCTTACTTCGATGACTCTCAACGCCAAGCCACTAAACAAGCTGGTGAAATAGCTGGTCTAAAAGTCAAACGCATTGTTAATGAACCCACCGCCGCCGCCTTAGCCTACGGACTAGATAAAGGCAAAAATGAAACCATCGCCGTCTACGATCTTGGTGGGGGAACCTTTGATATCTCCATACTTGAACTTGGTGATGGTGTATTTGAAGTCAAATCAACCAACGGAGACACTTTTCTCGGTGGCGATGATTTTGATCAAGCCATCATTGACTGGGTCGTCTCGGAATTCAAAGCTGAACATGGTGTAGATCTTTCCCAAGACAAACAAGCCCTTCAGCGAATTAAAGACGCTGCCGAAAAAGCTAAAATCGAATTAAGCTCGACCACTGAAACAGAAATCAATCAACCCTTCATTACTCAAAGTAAAGACGGCCAGCCACTTCACCTCACCCTCAAGCTTTCTAGGGCCAAGCTCGAAGAGCTGGTCGACGATCTGGTCAAAAGAACCATTAAGCCGTGCGAAGCAGCCCTTAAGGATGCCGGCATCAACAAACAAGATATTGCCCAAGTTATTCTAGTTGGTGGCATGACCCGCATGCCCAAGGTTCAACAAGCAGTTAAAGATTTCTTTGGCAAAGAGCCCAACAAAACCGTCAATCCTGACGAAGCGGTCGCCCTCGGTGCTGCCATTCAGGGAGGAATTATCGCCGGTGATGTCAAAGACGTCCTTCTCCTGGATGTTACCCCGCTTACTCTAGGACTTGAGACACTTGGTGGTGTTATGACCCCTCTAATTGATCGAAATACCACTATTCCTACTCAAAAATCTCAAGTCTTTTCAACCGCCTCAGACAATCAACCCCAAGTTGAGATTCATATACTTCAAGGCGAACGTCCCATGGCTGCTGACAACAAATCGCTAGGCCGCTTTATATTAGATGGCATTCCTCCCGCCCCCCGAGGTATTCCTCAAATTGAGGTTACCTTTGACATTGACGCCAATGGCATTCTCAATGTTTCAGCCAAAGACAAGGGGACTGGTAAAGAGCAGAAAATCACTATCCAAAATGCTACCAATCTTACCGATGAAGAGGTGGAAAAGATGAAGGCTGAAGCTGAAAAACATGCCGACGAAGATGCCCAGAAAAAAGCCTTAGTCGACAAGAGAAATGAGGCTGAAACCTTGATTATTACCACCCAAAAAACTCTCAAAGAAGCCGGCGACAAAATCGACAAAGAAACTGAAAAATCAATCAATCAAGCTCTTGAATCTCTAAAAGAGGTTAAAGACAAGCAAGATGCTACCGTTGAGTCAATTGACTCAGAGCTTAAAAAAGCCACCGAAGTGATTCAAAAATACGGTGAGTCACTTTACAAGGCAGCTTCACAAGCGCAATCTCAGTCAGCCGACTCAAAAACAGAATCAAACTCCAAAAACTCAGACGATTCACCTAAAAAAGAATCGGCCGAAGAGGGGGAAGTTGTTGAGTAA
- a CDS encoding GH39 family glycosyl hydrolase, which translates to MRRRELKKFVPMVLLLIGLGVSLYALPEAVRMLSKASGEKAEIVVDLEAIIGPMPTPWRNLAQGGEEAGNMLDNVVGETKALRPEYIRLDHIYDMYEVVSQDGGGLRYDWSRLDETVRSILEAGAKPFLALSYMPPAISKGDIIDQPRNWGDWEELVKATIEHYSGRGGLNIDGVYYEVWNEPDLFGGWKVYGEKNYLNLYAAAARGAARAGNVNSFKLGGPATTALYKNWVDQFLDYVVENNLRLDFYSWHRYSRDLEQYEKDVAEIDAWLESHPEKIDLELIVSEWGHDSENDSGYDNGFGAIHTIAASRVMMGRVNRAFVFEIKDGPGVEQYWGRWGLLTHEKNGEVAKKPRYNALVYLNTLGDERVSLDGEGSWVKGIAARKEGVYQVLLVNYDPRGSHNELVPITFDNLPGGEFVYKRSDWGGGVKTVSVATTSAQWKTEEPMRPNSAMVLTLEF; encoded by the coding sequence ATGAGGAGGAGAGAGCTAAAAAAGTTTGTACCGATGGTGTTGTTGCTGATTGGGCTAGGGGTGAGTTTGTACGCTTTGCCTGAGGCAGTAAGAATGCTGAGTAAGGCAAGTGGTGAGAAAGCTGAGATAGTGGTTGATTTGGAAGCGATAATCGGTCCAATGCCAACACCATGGAGAAACTTGGCTCAAGGTGGAGAGGAAGCTGGAAATATGTTGGATAACGTTGTGGGAGAGACGAAAGCTTTGAGACCAGAGTATATTAGGCTAGATCATATATATGATATGTACGAAGTGGTAAGTCAAGATGGAGGTGGATTGAGATATGACTGGAGCAGGTTGGATGAGACAGTCAGATCAATACTCGAGGCCGGGGCCAAGCCTTTCTTGGCATTGTCATATATGCCACCGGCAATATCCAAGGGCGATATTATTGACCAGCCAAGGAATTGGGGTGATTGGGAAGAATTGGTTAAGGCGACAATCGAGCATTACTCAGGAAGAGGGGGTCTTAATATTGATGGTGTTTATTACGAGGTCTGGAACGAGCCCGATTTGTTTGGAGGCTGGAAAGTTTATGGTGAGAAGAATTATTTAAATTTGTATGCTGCGGCAGCTAGAGGAGCGGCGAGAGCTGGGAATGTAAACAGTTTTAAGCTGGGAGGACCAGCGACAACGGCTTTGTATAAGAATTGGGTAGATCAGTTTCTAGATTACGTGGTGGAGAATAATTTGAGACTAGATTTTTATTCGTGGCATCGTTATAGCAGAGACCTGGAACAGTATGAGAAAGATGTGGCTGAGATTGATGCATGGCTAGAAAGCCATCCAGAAAAAATTGATTTAGAGTTAATTGTGAGCGAGTGGGGTCATGACAGTGAGAACGATTCTGGATATGACAATGGGTTTGGAGCCATTCATACAATAGCGGCCTCGCGGGTAATGATGGGCAGGGTAAATCGAGCGTTTGTTTTTGAGATAAAAGACGGGCCAGGAGTGGAACAGTACTGGGGAAGATGGGGATTACTAACTCATGAGAAAAACGGAGAGGTGGCAAAAAAACCCAGGTATAATGCGTTGGTGTATTTGAATACTCTAGGTGATGAACGAGTATCACTTGATGGTGAAGGCTCCTGGGTAAAAGGGATTGCGGCTAGAAAAGAAGGGGTTTATCAGGTGTTGTTGGTGAATTATGACCCCAGGGGGAGTCATAATGAGCTGGTACCTATAACGTTTGATAACCTGCCTGGGGGTGAGTTTGTATATAAGAGGAGCGATTGGGGAGGAGGGGTAAAAACGGTTTCAGTAGCAACTACATCAGCTCAATGGAAAACAGAGGAACCAATGAGACCAAATAGTGCGATGGTGTTGACGTTAGAGTTTTGA
- the lepA gene encoding translation elongation factor 4, whose product MNQSQIRNFAVIAHIDHGKTTLTDRLIEIVTPNNRKSQTRLLDSHPIEQERGITIKLAPITLSYTHQSSPYYLNLIDTPGHIDFNYEVERSLAACEGALLLVDATQGVQAQTLGNLNLARQQNLTIIPVINKIDLPQAQPEAVIKSLKQLVPESIQPILLSAKTGQGVSQLPATIINSIPSPNGNTNAPLRALVFNSVFHPHLGVVAFIKVVDGSLSSNRLFLMQTNQSFTPQEIGIFTPNMTATSTLETGQVGYVATGLKNIHSVKVGDTLTNDGHVPTPLPGYRTIKPNLFLDIYPTDSSQYKALVTAVEKIKLHDSALTTSPTDSPSMGHGLQVGFLGLLHADIFRERLERDFNLSATLVSPSVQYRVLTTSGESLDITRASDFPDPTTIKQSLEPMAQVTIITPPDYLGNLINLLEELRGVMVNTEYLDTNTVKLSYGIPLIEVITKLHDSVKSISSGYASVDYRLDGYQATDLVRLDVFLNHVIIEPLSRIEVKSKSSNTARRLATQLKDTVPRHQFEIPIQVQVGGTIIARETVKAFRKDVTAKLYGGDRTRRLKLLEKQKKGKAKMKSFGQVNLPPEVFRINL is encoded by the coding sequence ATGAATCAATCTCAAATTCGCAACTTCGCTGTCATTGCCCATATTGACCACGGAAAAACCACTCTTACCGACCGTCTCATCGAGATCGTTACCCCCAATAATCGTAAATCACAAACCAGATTACTAGACAGCCACCCCATTGAGCAAGAACGGGGCATCACTATTAAGCTGGCCCCCATTACTCTTTCCTATACACATCAATCATCTCCATACTATCTCAATCTTATTGACACACCAGGCCACATCGACTTCAACTATGAAGTAGAGCGCTCCCTAGCTGCTTGCGAAGGGGCCCTTCTACTTGTCGACGCTACTCAAGGTGTTCAAGCCCAAACTTTGGGCAATCTCAACTTGGCTCGTCAGCAAAATCTCACCATAATCCCCGTTATCAACAAAATTGATCTTCCTCAAGCTCAACCAGAAGCTGTAATCAAATCACTAAAACAACTAGTTCCCGAGTCCATTCAACCCATTCTTCTTTCGGCTAAAACCGGACAAGGAGTCAGTCAGTTGCCTGCCACTATAATCAACTCAATTCCTTCTCCAAATGGCAATACCAATGCTCCTCTTCGGGCTCTAGTCTTCAACTCAGTATTTCACCCCCATCTCGGTGTTGTCGCCTTTATCAAAGTTGTTGATGGCAGCCTAAGCTCTAATCGTCTCTTTTTAATGCAAACCAACCAATCCTTTACTCCGCAAGAAATTGGCATCTTTACTCCTAACATGACCGCAACCTCAACGCTTGAGACTGGTCAGGTTGGCTATGTTGCCACAGGCTTAAAAAATATTCACTCAGTTAAGGTTGGTGACACTCTCACAAATGATGGACACGTGCCTACACCTCTACCCGGCTACCGCACTATTAAACCCAACCTCTTCTTGGACATATACCCGACCGACAGCTCTCAATACAAAGCCTTAGTCACCGCCGTTGAAAAAATCAAGCTTCACGACTCAGCTCTCACCACCTCCCCTACAGACTCGCCTTCAATGGGTCATGGACTGCAAGTTGGCTTTTTGGGGCTACTTCATGCTGATATCTTTCGTGAGCGCCTTGAGCGAGATTTTAACCTCAGCGCCACCCTCGTCAGCCCATCTGTTCAGTATCGCGTTTTGACTACTTCTGGAGAAAGTCTGGATATAACCAGGGCCAGCGACTTTCCCGACCCTACCACTATTAAACAAAGTTTAGAACCTATGGCCCAAGTCACTATTATTACTCCTCCCGACTATCTCGGTAACCTCATCAATCTGCTTGAAGAACTCCGTGGTGTCATGGTCAACACTGAGTACCTTGACACTAACACCGTAAAACTGAGTTACGGAATCCCGTTAATCGAAGTCATCACCAAACTACACGACAGTGTCAAATCAATTTCCTCAGGATATGCCTCTGTTGACTATCGTCTCGACGGCTATCAAGCTACAGATCTTGTTCGTCTTGACGTATTCCTTAATCACGTCATTATTGAGCCACTTTCTCGAATTGAAGTAAAATCAAAATCATCCAACACCGCCCGTCGTCTTGCCACCCAACTAAAAGATACTGTTCCCCGTCACCAATTTGAGATTCCCATTCAGGTTCAGGTTGGGGGCACCATCATTGCCCGAGAAACTGTCAAGGCATTTAGAAAAGATGTCACTGCCAAACTCTATGGAGGTGATCGCACCAGACGCCTCAAGCTACTCGAAAAGCAAAAAAAGGGCAAAGCCAAAATGAAATCATTTGGTCAAGTTAACCTTCCACCAGAGGTATTTCGCATAAACCTTTGA
- a CDS encoding PilN domain-containing protein: MPARGSFFTKVNLLPQDDFERSFVGKTLRWSLSAGKSIVILTEFVVILAFLSRFKLDRDLNDLNEEVIYKQAVVESYAATENEMRALQDRLDVIDQADSDTLGASESLAKLMANTPLDVRYERVDLSRTSMTLIGMAGSERGFAALLNSIRQSGDWTQISLGDIEFSQRQGGVIFTINGKASVNNKTQGGIGTNE, encoded by the coding sequence GTGCCTGCTCGAGGAAGTTTTTTTACCAAGGTGAATTTGTTACCTCAGGATGATTTTGAGCGGAGTTTTGTGGGCAAAACCCTGAGATGGTCGTTGTCGGCTGGCAAGTCAATTGTGATTTTGACTGAGTTCGTAGTTATTCTGGCGTTTTTATCAAGATTCAAGCTGGATCGTGACTTGAACGATTTAAACGAAGAAGTGATATACAAACAAGCGGTGGTAGAAAGCTATGCCGCAACTGAGAATGAGATGAGAGCATTGCAGGATAGGCTTGATGTAATTGATCAAGCAGACAGCGATACTTTGGGTGCAAGTGAGTCCTTGGCCAAGTTAATGGCAAACACTCCACTTGATGTGAGATATGAAAGGGTTGATTTGTCTAGGACAAGCATGACACTAATTGGTATGGCTGGATCCGAGAGGGGTTTTGCTGCATTGTTGAATAGTATTAGACAGAGTGGTGATTGGACACAGATAAGCTTGGGTGATATTGAGTTTAGCCAAAGACAGGGTGGGGTGATATTCACGATCAATGGTAAGGCGAGTGTTAACAATAAAACACAGGGAGGTATAGGTACCAATGAGTAA
- the murJ gene encoding murein biosynthesis integral membrane protein MurJ, producing the protein MVKNIINNSRNLFNQQNNSILSAAIIIAASYAASAILGLVRNRLLAGTFFGGQESELDVYFAAFVIPDTIFQLLVVGALSAAFIPVYSRYLKQGSRQANHLANATLNSLLIILSSATLLVAIFAHPISNLVAHFPPAQTSLMASLMRLMLLSQVFFTISTFLTGIIQSHRRFLIPAIAPLLYNLGIIIGVIFLTPTLGIYGAAWGVVIGAILHLLIQVPLARHLGYSYRLIFSFRHPGVRTISRLMLPRTLALAVSQAERWIAVVITSLLSAGSLSIFNFARQLYTMPITLFGVSLGQASFPNLSSQADGDLVRFNQTLSQTLLQILFFSLPASALLLILRIPIVRLAFGADSFPWSATLLTGKTLALFTLSIAPQAASHLLVRAYYALEDTKTPLIISLLTVALNVILSLSLSLSLGLGILGIALAVSISDILSFLLLSFLIQRRTGLLHVYGPAFKMFVATFFTLASLWLPFRLLDQFVFDTTRTIPLIALTLITSLIGLLVYFAFSYLLGVKELDAVARIFHRLGNWRKILSRSEEVIEPPALSSE; encoded by the coding sequence ATGGTCAAAAATATTATCAACAACTCCAGAAACCTATTTAATCAACAGAATAATAGCATTCTCTCTGCAGCTATCATCATTGCCGCATCATATGCTGCTTCTGCCATCCTCGGACTTGTTCGCAACCGTCTTCTAGCGGGCACTTTTTTCGGTGGTCAAGAATCAGAGCTTGATGTCTATTTTGCCGCCTTTGTCATTCCTGACACCATCTTCCAACTCTTAGTTGTTGGTGCCCTCTCGGCTGCCTTTATCCCAGTCTATAGTCGCTATCTAAAACAAGGCAGTCGTCAGGCAAATCATTTAGCCAATGCCACTCTAAACTCTCTTCTTATCATTCTTTCCTCGGCCACCTTGCTTGTCGCCATCTTTGCCCATCCCATCAGCAACTTAGTTGCCCACTTTCCACCAGCCCAAACTAGTCTCATGGCCAGTTTGATGCGTCTTATGCTTCTAAGTCAAGTCTTCTTCACCATCTCCACTTTTCTCACTGGTATCATTCAGTCACATCGACGCTTTTTGATTCCCGCTATTGCACCTCTACTTTATAACCTTGGCATCATTATCGGCGTTATCTTCCTTACTCCCACCCTGGGTATTTACGGAGCTGCTTGGGGTGTTGTCATCGGCGCCATTCTTCATTTGCTCATTCAAGTCCCCTTGGCTCGCCATCTTGGCTATTCCTATCGACTTATCTTTTCTTTTCGTCACCCTGGTGTTCGTACTATCAGCCGACTCATGCTTCCCCGCACTCTCGCTTTAGCCGTTTCTCAAGCAGAACGTTGGATCGCAGTTGTAATCACTTCATTGTTATCCGCTGGTTCTCTCTCAATCTTTAACTTTGCCAGGCAGCTCTACACCATGCCAATTACTCTCTTTGGTGTCTCTCTTGGGCAAGCCTCATTCCCCAATCTCTCTTCTCAAGCCGATGGAGACTTGGTCCGCTTCAACCAAACCCTAAGCCAAACCCTTCTCCAAATTCTCTTCTTTTCTCTACCTGCCAGCGCCCTCCTTTTAATTTTAAGAATACCTATTGTGCGTCTCGCTTTTGGGGCAGACAGTTTTCCTTGGTCAGCCACTCTTCTCACTGGTAAAACCTTAGCTCTTTTCACTCTTTCCATCGCTCCTCAAGCTGCTTCTCACTTACTTGTTCGTGCCTATTATGCCCTTGAGGACACCAAAACCCCCCTCATCATCAGTCTCCTCACAGTTGCTCTTAACGTGATTTTAAGCTTGAGTCTCTCACTTTCACTAGGACTAGGCATACTAGGTATCGCTTTAGCTGTTTCCATCTCCGATATTCTAAGTTTCCTCCTTCTGTCTTTCTTAATTCAACGTCGAACTGGTCTGCTTCACGTCTACGGTCCCGCATTTAAAATGTTTGTCGCCACCTTCTTTACCCTCGCCTCCCTCTGGCTGCCCTTTAGACTGCTTGATCAGTTTGTTTTTGACACCACCAGAACCATCCCCCTTATTGCCTTAACACTTATCACCTCGCTCATCGGCTTGCTTGTTTACTTTGCCTTTAGTTACCTTCTTGGTGTTAAAGAACTTGATGCCGTTGCCCGTATTTTCCATCGCCTCGGAAACTGGCGCAAAATCCTTTCTCGCTCTGAAGAAGTTATTGAACCGCCCGCCTTGTCATCTGAATAG
- the rpsT gene encoding 30S ribosomal protein S20: MPILRHAIKKLRVDARRTQVNKRVRTITKKAVKSVRTDPSQESLKQAFSALDRAAKKRVIHEGKVNRLKSRLSLLVAKSEEGKQEKVEKPTKSGAKQKKVSSKKSK; the protein is encoded by the coding sequence ATGCCAATATTACGCCATGCTATAAAGAAGTTGCGGGTCGATGCTCGTCGGACGCAGGTAAATAAAAGAGTGCGAACGATTACCAAAAAAGCGGTTAAGTCTGTTCGAACTGATCCAAGCCAAGAGAGTCTGAAACAGGCTTTCTCAGCTCTTGATCGAGCCGCTAAGAAACGAGTTATCCATGAAGGAAAAGTGAATCGACTTAAGTCTAGGTTGAGTCTTTTAGTGGCGAAATCAGAAGAGGGTAAGCAGGAGAAAGTGGAGAAACCGACCAAGAGTGGAGCTAAGCAGAAAAAGGTGTCAAGTAAGAAGTCAAAGTAA